AAAATTAGCTGCTATTGAAGCAGAATGGGAAACACAAAAACCTCCAGCATCTTTTACCATCTTTAGTATACCTAATCAAAATAAACAAACTAATAAATATTCTATTTCTGCACCTTATATGTTAGGTATGATTGCGACAAGATCACTTAACACTCCTATTATGGGTATTAAAGAGATAACTAAAAATTATGAAATAAGAATACGTAATGGTATACAAGCTTTAAAAGCTTTAGAACAAATTAATAGTGGTTATTATAATACTCATATTCTAAAAATATTTAATAAATATCAAAAAGATCTAGGATATGGATTATTAATTAAACAATATCATTATCATGATTTAAATCTTATTAATAACGATGATATCAAAAAAATAGCACAGAATGCCATTCCATTAGTTTTGCCATTATTTTTTGCGTTTCGTATTATGGTTGCTATTAGCATAATTTTATTAATAACTATGGCTGTTGTATTTTTTTATGCTTTAAAAAACAATATCAATCACAAAAAATATTTATTAAGATTTTGTTTATATATTATTCCTTTACCTTGGATTGCTTCTGAATCAGGTTGGTTCGTTGCTGAATATGGACGCCAACCATGGGCTATTGGTGAAATATTACCTACATTTATGGCTGCTTCTACTATAGATATATCAGAAATATTGTTTTCTATAATTATGATTACTATAATTTATACTATATTATTTATTATAGAATTATATTTTATGTTTAAGATTGCACGTATAGGACCTAGTGTTTTACAAACAGGTAAATATTTCTTTGAGCAAAATATCAATAAAATTAGAGATTAAAAATGTTAAATTATGAAATATTATGTATTATTTGGTATATTTTAATAGTTATTTTAATAACTGGATTTATGATTACTGATGGTTTAGATATGGGTGTAGGTATTTTATTATTTATACTTGGACGGAAAAAAATTGATAGAAGAATAATTATTAATACTATTGCTCCTCATTGGGATGGTAATCAAGTATGGTTTATTACAGCTGCTGGAGCAATGTTTGCTGCTTGGCCTAATGTCTATGCTACTTTATTTTCTAGTTTTTATATAATTATGTTTATATTACTTATTTTTTTATTTTTACGTCCTATAGGTTTTGAATATCGTACAAAACTACCTAATACAATATGGGAAACTATTTGTGATATATTTATTGCAATAGGTAGTATTATGCCGACTATTGCAATAGGAACCATATTAGGTTATATATTACAAGGAATACCTTTTTATTTTGACAAATACTATCATATTTATTATAACAGAGAGATATTATTACCTTTTAGTTTATTTAATTTTATGATTATAATAACTACTATATTGGTTGTATTAAATCAAGCTGCTACATTTTTACAATTAAGAATTAATGATAAAAATATTAATAATAAATTAAATATTATTATACCTATGATATCTATGTCTTTAATATTTATGATCATAATAACATTTACATATATTATATTTTATATACGAGGTTATAAATTAAATGTATTAAATATACAAGCAATGCACTATTTACCTCTGATAACATCAGATATAGCATATAGTGAAGGATTTTGGATAAATAATTTTATAAAAAATACATATCTGTGGATTATACCAATAAGTAGTATTATAAATTTACTATGTCTTATAGTATTATCAATATACCAAAAACATATACTTGCTTTTATTTGTTCTATATATAATATAATTAGTATCATTACCACTATAGCAATCGCAATATTTCCTTTTATTGTTCCTTCGACATATGCAAATTATAGTTTAACAATTTGGAATGCTGCATCTAGTAGATTAACATTAAGTATTATGTTATATGTAGCGTTAATTTTTATACCAATTATTTTATTATATTCATATTGGTGTTATAAAAAAATGTTTTTTAAAATTACTAAACAACATATTAAAAAAAATCCTTTAAACTATTATTAAAAAATTTTATAGGAGAATAATAAATATTATGTGGTATTTTACTTGGTTTATTGGTGTATTATTAGCATGTAGTTTTAGTATTCTTGTATCTTTAGCACAAGAATATTATTTACAATAATACTCTATATTTATAGATAGTATTTTTCTATCAAAAAATTTAACATATAATTTGACTAGCAATATTATTTTTTAACATTGAAAAGATAGTTTATGAATATTTGTAATATTTTATGGCAATCCATGTTAATTATAAAATTATCAATAATAATTTTATTAATTATATTTTGTATATCATTTATTATTATTGTAAAAAAATATTTTTTAATTACTCAATTATTATATCTTTTAATTATTTTTAAAAAAACATTTTGGTCTGGAAAAGATTTATCCGATATATATAAAAACATACAAACGCAAAAAAATATTTTTGGTATTGAAAAAATATTTTATGAAGGATTTAAAAAATTTACCCAAACTTGCGATTATATTACAAATATTCCAGAAATTATAATTAAAGATACTACTGTAACTATCAATTTATATATTAAACAAGAATTAATAGAATTACAGTCTTACATGATGTATTTAGATATCATTAATATAATTATAAGATACCTAATCATATTGGGTAATATTTATATTATATTTGGTATATATCAATCTTTAATGTATTTTAAATTAAATATAATATTCACACATTTATCATTTAATATTTTTGCTACATTAATTATGTTAATTATAGGAATTTCTATTAAAACGTTTATCACAATAAGTTATAATATTATTAATCAATATATAAAAAATATATTATTACAATATAATTTATTTACACAAGAGATATTATTAATGTTGTATAAAAAAATTTTTTTTAAAAAAAATTTTGTTAATTATATGAATAAATAATAAAAATTTTAATAATGACAAAACATATAAAAAAATATTATTTTATTATATAATTAATGATTTTATATAATAAAATTTTACATATTATGTATGGATTATTTTGATCTCAATAAATAGTTATAAATAATAATTGACTAAGTGTATATTTATTTTATATTAAACATATCAAAATTGCTATTTATTTAATAAATAATGAATCATTTAAATCAATATAACGCTGACTCAATAGAAGTATTAGAAGGGTTAGATCCTGTTAAACGTAGACCTGGTATGTATACTGATCTTACTCATCCTAACCACTTAGGACAAGAAGTAATAGATAATAGTGTAGACGAAGCATTATCTGGATATGCAAAAAATATTACAGTAGTTTTATATAAAGATCAGTCATTAGAAGTAACTGATGATGGCAGAGGCATGCCTATAGATATACATCCTCAAGAAGGTATATCTGCTATAGAACTAATTTTATGCCGTTTACATGCTGGAGGTAAATTTTCAAATAAAAATTATCATTTTTCAGGAGGTTTGCATGGTGTAGGTATTTCAGTTGTTAATGCATTATCAAAAAGAATGGAAGTTAATATATTTCGTAATTGTAAAATATATAATATTGTTTTTGCATATGGTAATAAAATTAAAAATTTAAATATTATTAATAATAATATTAATTATACTGGTACAAATATTAGGTTTTGGCCTGATGAACATTTTTTTGAAAGTACTTTTTTTTTAGCATCTCATTTAGTAAATATATTAAAAGCAAAAGCAATATTATGTCCTGGATTAATAGTTAATTTCCATAATAAAAATACTAAAGAACATTATTCTTGGAATTATCAAAATGGTTTATGTGATTATTTAATGAATTCAACTAAACAACATGTAACTGTACCAGACCAACCATTTATAGGTCATTACCATAGTAATATCAAACAATTAGATTGGGCAGTATTATGGATTCCTAACAATAATTATTGTATTACAGAAAGTTATGTCAATTTAATTCCAACAATATATGGTGGTACACATGTTAATGGTTTAAAATTAGGTTTATTAGAAGGTATAAAAAATTTTTGTTTATTACATAATATGTTATCTAAAAATATTAAATTATGTAGTGATGATATTTGGACACATTGTTCTTATATTTTATCACTTAAAATACAAGATCCACAATTTACTGGGCAAACTAAAGAACGTTTATCTTCCAGACAATGTACTATATTTGTTGCTAATATAGTTCGTGATGCATTTATTTTATGGTTAAATCAAAATATTAAAATCGGTACACATATTGCTAATATGGTAATATCAAATGCTCAAAAACGTATTAGAGAATCTAAAAAAAAAATTAAGAAGAAAAATTATATTAGTTCTATATTACCTGGTAAATTAGCAGATTGTATTATTAAAGATCCAAAACAAACAGAACTATTTTTAGTAGAAGGTGATTCTGCTGGAGGATCTGCTAAACAAGCTAGAGATAAAAATTATCAAGCTGTCATGCCTCTAAAAGGAAAAATTTTAAATACTTGGGAAATTAGTTCTGAAGTAATTTTATCTTCTCAAGAAATATATGATATTATACTAGCTATAGGTATTTATCCTAATAATAGTAATTTAAAAAAATTAAGATATCATAAAATTTGTATTTTAGCTGATGCTGATTCTGATGGTTTACATATTGCAACTTTATTATGTGCTTTATTTATTAAACACTTTTTTCCATTAGTACAAAATGGGAATATTTATGTAGTAATGCCACCATTATATCGTATTGATATAGGTAAAAAAGTTATTTATGCTTTAGATGAAAAAGAAAAATCATTAATTTTAACACAAAATAATCATCAAATAAAAAAACAAAATATTAATGTTCAAAGATTTAAAGGATTAGGAGAAATGAATCCAAAACAATTACGAGAAACAACGTTCAATCCTAGTACAAGAAAACTAATACAACTAATTATTGATAATACTGTTTTAGATAAAAATAAAACTATAGCTATTATGGATATGTTACTTTCGAAGAAAAGATCTGAAGACCGTCGTAAATGGTTACAACAAAAAGGTAATATAACAAATATTTAAATAATTTTAAAATTTGTATATACAAAAAATTATTTTATATATTTTTTTTATATAAAAAAATTTTGTTATTTTAAAATATATTAAATATAATTTAATTTTATCTTCATCGTGTATTTTTACAAGGAAATATATACCATGTCAAAAAAGAAGTACCATGACGTGGATCCCATGGAAACTAATGATTGGATACAATCTATTAAATATGTTCTCCAAGAACATGGCATTCACAGAGCAAAATTTTTATTAAATCAAATAAATAACTATATAAATTATATTCATGATGATGATCATAAAGACAATTATGTAAATACAATTATGTCATCAGAAGAACCTATATATCCTGGTAATATAAATATAGAACGCAAGATACGTAATATTATTCGTTGGAATGCTATTATGATAGTTTTACGAGCTTCACAAAAAAATTTAGATTTAGGTGGGCATATTGCATCATATCAATCTGCAGCACATATATATGAAGTGTGTTTTAATCATATTTTCCAAGCTTATAATAATACTAAAAATGGTGATATAGTTTATTTTCAAGGACATATTTCTCCAGGTATTTATGCTAGAGCTTTTGTAGAAAAAAGGTTAAATGTACAACATTTAGATAATTTTCGTCAAGAAATATGTGGTAAAGGTTTATCATCTTATCCCCATCCTAAACTAATGCCAAATTTTTGGCAATTTCCTACAGTTTCTATGGGTTTAGGTCCGCTTTCAGCAATATATCAAGCAAAATTTTTAAAATATTTACATAATAGAAAATTACAAAATACGTCACACCAAAAAGTTTTTGCATTTTTAGGTGATGGTGAAATGGATGAACCAGAATCTAAAGGAATATTAAATATTGCTGCAAGAGAAAAACTAGATAATTTAATTTTTATCATTAATTGTAATTTACAAAGATTAGATGGACCTGTATATGGTAACGGTAAAATTATTAATGAATTATCAAACTTTTTTTATGGAGCAGGTTGGGAAGTAATAAAAGTGATTTGGGGTCATCGTTGGCAAAAATTATTTGATAATGATAAAACCAATAAATTAATACAATTAGTTAATGAAACAGTAGATGGAGATTTTCAAAACTTAACTTCGAAAAATGGAAATTATATTAGAAATAATTTTTTTAAAAAGTATAATGAAACATTATCATTAGTAGAAAATTTAACAGATATAGATATTGAAAATTTAAATTATGGTGGTCATGATTCTAAAAAAATTTATGCTGCTATAAAAAAAGCTTATCAAATTATAAATAAACCTGTAGTAATATTAATACATACAATTAAAGGTTATGGTCTTGGAGAAATTGCTGAAAGTAAAAATATTGCACATCAAGTTAAAAAAATAGATTTTAAGAGTTTAAAATATATACGTGATAAATTGGCATTACCTATACATGATAGTATTCTACATACATTACCTTATATTTCTTTACCAGAAAATTCTATAGAATTCAAATATTTACATAATCAACGTAAAAATTTAGGTGGTTATGTACCATATCGTCGTGAACGTTTTACTGAAAAAATCATATTGCCTAATATATCAGATTACAATAATTTTTTATATTATTCATCTGAAATACTTTCTACAACAAAAGCATTTGTTCGAATATTAAATATGCTGTTAAGACATATTTTTTTGAAAAATAGAATTGTGCCTATTATAGCAGATGAAGCCCGTACATTTGGTATGGAAGGACTTTTCCGACAAATTGGTATTTATAATTCTAATGGATTAAATTATATTCCACAAGATAAAGAAACTTTATCTTATTATAAAGAAGATATACAAGGACAAATTTTACAAGAAGGTATTAATGAAGCAGGTGCATTTGCTTCTTGGCTAGCTGCCGCAACATCATATTCGACTAATAATTTAGTTATGATTCCATTTTATATTTATTATTCTATTTTTGGTTTCCAACGTATTGGTGATTTTTGTTGGGCTGCTGGAGATCAACAAGCTAAAGGATTTTTAATAGGGGCGACATCTGGTAGAACTACTTTAAATGGCGAAGGTTTACAACATGAAGATGGACATAGTCATATACAATCTTTAACAATACCAAATTGTATTTCTTATGATCCTGCTTACATGTATGAATTAGCTATTATTTTATATAATGGTTTATATCGTATGTATGGTCCACAACAAGAAAATATATATTATTATATAACTATTACTAATGAAAATTATATAATGCCTTCGATAAGCAAAAATATGTCTGCTAATATAATAGAAGGAATATGTAAAGGAATATATCATTTACGTAATATAAATGGCAATAAAAATAATTGCATACAATTATTAGGTTCAGGAGCAATATTACAACATGTTATTCAAGCAGGACAAATTTTATCTGAAGAGTATGATATTAGTTCTCATATTTTTAGTGTAACTTCTTTTACAGAAATTGCACGTGATGGACAAGATTGTGACCATTGGAATATGTTGCATCCTATGGAAAAACGTCGTATACCTTATATAACTAATATTATGCAAAATTACCCTACAGTAGCTGCTACTGACTACATGAAAATTTTTGCAGAACAAATTAGAAAATATGTACCTACAGATAATTATTTTGTATTAGGTACTGATGGTTTTGGTCGTTCTGATAGTAGAGCAAATTTACGTGATTTTTTTGAAATTAGTGCGCCATATATTGTACTTGCTGTATTAAATATTTTATTGGATTTAAATATTATTAGTAATAATATTATTAAACATTTTATCAAACAATATAATATTAATATTAATAAAAAAAATCCTAGAATCTCTTAAAAAGGAATTACATGAATAATAATATTATCATATTACCAGATATTGGCAATGACAATATGAAAGTTACTGAAATTTTAGTGCAAGTAGGAGATTATATACATAAAGATCAAAGTATTATTGTTGTAGAAAGCGATAAAACTTCTATAGAAGTGCCTGCAGATCAAGAAGGTGAAATTCAAAAAATTTGTGTTAATATTGGCGATATAGTACAAACTAATAGTCAAATTTTAATTTTATTAAATACAAAACAACACACAAATAATACTTTAAGTATAAATACAACTAAACAAAATAAAACAACTGATAGAAATATAATATTAAATAATACTAAATTATTTAATAAAAAAAATGATATAAAAGAAAAAGAACCAGTTATACAAAAAAAAATAGAACCAGAATATTTTTATGCTACTCCATATATCAGAAAAATAGCACGTCAATTTAATATTAATTTATCTATAATTAAAGGTAGTGGTAATAAAAACAGAATTGTAAAAGAAGATATTATGCGATATATAAAAGATAATAATTTTGATAATATACGAACTAATACTAAAAATCTTTATGAAAAATATGGTCCTGTAGAAATAGTTATTTTAAATAACATACAAAAAACAACTAGTGTTAATTTAACAAATAATTGGAAAAATATTCCTCATGTTACACAACATATTCAAGCTGATATAACCGAATTAGAATCTTTCCGCACTAAAAAAAATTATGAATTAAAAAAGACACATAATATCAAAATTACTATACTGAGTTTTATTATTAAAATATGTGCTCATGCTTTAAAACAATTTCCTTATTTTAATTCATCTATTTTAGATAATAAAACTTTAATTATTAAAAAATATTATAATATAGGTATTGCTGTTAATACACCAAAAGGTTTAGTTGTTCCAATAATATTTAATGTATTAGATAAGAATATTATTGAAATTTCTAAAGAAATTATACTTTTAGCAAACAAAGCTAAAAATAATAAATTAATACCTCAAGATCTTAAAGGTGGATGTTTTACTATTTCTAATCTAGGTCAATTACGTAGTAATTTTTTTACTCCTATCATTAATGCGCCAGAAGTTTCTATTTTGGGTATATCACAAGCTATGATACAACCAATATGGAATAATGATAAATTTATTCCAAGATTAATGTTACCATTATCTTTATCTTATGATCATAGAATCATTAATGGTGTAGATGGTGTTATGTTTTTAAATTTCATATGTGATTTAATATCCGATATTAGAAATTTATTAATTTAATATTTATTTTTTTAACTTACATGTAGATTATAATTTTTATGAATAAAAATAAAAAAACACAGATAATAATTATTGGTGGTGGACCAGCAGGATATTCAGCTGCTTTTCGTTGCAGTGATTTAGGCATGCAAACTACGATTATAGAAAAATATGATAATTTAGGAGGTGTATGTTTAAATGTTGGATGTATTCCTTCTAAAGCTTTACTACATATTACAAATATATTAAAAGAACAAAAAATATTAATGAAATATGGTATTTTAAATCATGTGTGTGAAGTTAATATTTCAAAATTATTGTTATGGAAAAATAATATTATTACTAAATTAACTAATGGATTAAAATTTTTAGCCAAGAAAAGAAATGTAAATATTATTAATGGAATGGCACATTTTATTAATGAAAACAGTGTAGAAGTAATAAATAATAATACTACTACAATAATTAATTTTGATAATGCTATTATAGCAACTGGTTCAAAACCAAATACTATGACTAGTATGTATAAAAACGACCCAAGAATATGGAATTCTACAGATGCTTTAATGTTAAAAACTATACCAAAAAAAATGTTAATTATAGGCGCTGGTATTATTGGATTAGAAATGGCTACCATTTATTGTTCTTTAGGTGCTGCAATAGATATTGTAGATACATCTGATGTATTATTATCAGAAGTTGATACAGATATTATAAATATATATAAAAGTATTATTCATAAAGAATTTAATATAATGTTACATACTAAAGTAATCTCTATAGATATTACACAAGACCAATTACATGTGCACTTAACAAGTGATAATAACAAATCTGTATATGCAAAATATTATGATGTTATTTTAATTGCTATAGGGAGAACTCCAAATTCACAGTACATTAATAAAAATTTTGGTAAATTAGATATTAATGCACAAAATTTTATTAACGTTGATAATCAAATGAGAACTAATATACCCAACATATACGCTATTGGTGATGTGATTAGCACTCCTTTGTTAGCGCATAAAGGAATACATGAAGGACATTTAGCAGCTGAAGTTATAGCAGGTAAAAAACATTATTTTATACCTAAAGTTATACCTTCAATAGCATATACCAATCCTGAAATTGGTTGGGTAGGTTTAACTGAAAAACAAGCTCAACATGATAATATAAAATATAGAACATCATCATTTCCATGGCAAGCATTAGGTCGTGCTCTTGCAACTAATTCTGAACATGGTACAACAAAGCTAATTATAGAAAAAGAATCTAATAGGGTTATTGGTGGTGCTGTTATTGGACATAATGCAGGAGAATTATTAGGAGAAATTAGTTTAGCCATAGAAATGGGTTGTGATATTGAAGATATAGCATTAACTATGCATGCTCATCCTACATTATACGAGTCTATTGGTTTAACAGCAGAAATATTAACTGAAACTATTACTGATATATTAAATAAATAAGGACTATGTTAATTATTCTTAACACATAAATATATTTAAATAGTATGATATAAATCAAATTATATAAAATAACTATATTATATAATAATTTTATTTATAACAAAATGTTTTTATAATATATATGTTAAATTATAAACAATTTAATGCTATTAAAAAAAATATAAATTCTATTTATACTAATCAAAAACAACGTTATATATATACGCATTTTAAAAACAAAACTGATATTACAAAAATTATTAATAATACCATAACTAATTGTCATAATAATGGTGGTGGAATTATTGTGATACCAAATGGAGAATATTACTCTGGGCCAATACATCTTAAAAGTAATGTACACATACATTTACAAGATGATGTTATCATCAAATTTTATACTGATCCTAAAAAATATTTTAATGTTTTAACACGTTGGGAAGGCATTGATTGTATTAATTATACACCATTAATTTATGCTTATAAACAAAAAAATATCGCTATTACAGGACATGGTATATTAGATGGTCAAGCTAATATTAATAATTGGTGGTCTTGGAAAAATGATATAAATGGTAATTATTTACAAAATAAAGATGTAAAAGTTTTAATGAATATGATGAAAGATAATATTCCGATAAAAAAAAGAATTTTTGGATATCATCATTATCTTCGTCCTAATTTTATACAATTTTATTTATGTACCAATATATTAATTAAAAATATTACTATCATTAATTCTCCTATGTGGGAAATACATCCTGTATTAAGTAATAATATACATATTAGTCATGTTTATATTAATAGCATTGGTCCAAATAATGATGGTTGTAATCCAGAATCTTGTAATAATGTATTAATTGAACATTGTTCTTTTAATACTGGTGATGATTGTATTGCTATTAAATCTGGTAAAAATGATGATGGCAGGAAGAATAATATTCCTTCTAGTAATATTATTATACAAAATTGTTTCATGTATAAAGGTCATGGTGCTGTAGTATTAGGTAGTGAATGCAGCGGAGGTATTAATAATATTTTTATAAAAAACTGTCAAACATTTGGAAAAAAAATACAATCGTTTTTAAGAATTAAAAATAATGCTGTTCGTGGTGGAGATATACATGAAATATATTTACAAGATACTAAGATATATTTTGTAAATTCTAGTATTTTAAATATAAATTTTGTATATGATGAAGGTCAACATGGTCATTACATACCTAAAGTATATAATATTTATATAAATAATATACGTGTATATATGTGTTATCGTGTAATGGATATTAACAC
This region of Enterobacteriaceae endosymbiont of Macroplea appendiculata genomic DNA includes:
- the aceE gene encoding pyruvate dehydrogenase (acetyl-transferring), homodimeric type, which codes for MSKKKYHDVDPMETNDWIQSIKYVLQEHGIHRAKFLLNQINNYINYIHDDDHKDNYVNTIMSSEEPIYPGNINIERKIRNIIRWNAIMIVLRASQKNLDLGGHIASYQSAAHIYEVCFNHIFQAYNNTKNGDIVYFQGHISPGIYARAFVEKRLNVQHLDNFRQEICGKGLSSYPHPKLMPNFWQFPTVSMGLGPLSAIYQAKFLKYLHNRKLQNTSHQKVFAFLGDGEMDEPESKGILNIAAREKLDNLIFIINCNLQRLDGPVYGNGKIINELSNFFYGAGWEVIKVIWGHRWQKLFDNDKTNKLIQLVNETVDGDFQNLTSKNGNYIRNNFFKKYNETLSLVENLTDIDIENLNYGGHDSKKIYAAIKKAYQIINKPVVILIHTIKGYGLGEIAESKNIAHQVKKIDFKSLKYIRDKLALPIHDSILHTLPYISLPENSIEFKYLHNQRKNLGGYVPYRRERFTEKIILPNISDYNNFLYYSSEILSTTKAFVRILNMLLRHIFLKNRIVPIIADEARTFGMEGLFRQIGIYNSNGLNYIPQDKETLSYYKEDIQGQILQEGINEAGAFASWLAAATSYSTNNLVMIPFYIYYSIFGFQRIGDFCWAAGDQQAKGFLIGATSGRTTLNGEGLQHEDGHSHIQSLTIPNCISYDPAYMYELAIILYNGLYRMYGPQQENIYYYITITNENYIMPSISKNMSANIIEGICKGIYHLRNINGNKNNCIQLLGSGAILQHVIQAGQILSEEYDISSHIFSVTSFTEIARDGQDCDHWNMLHPMEKRRIPYITNIMQNYPTVAATDYMKIFAEQIRKYVPTDNYFVLGTDGFGRSDSRANLRDFFEISAPYIVLAVLNILLDLNIISNNIIKHFIKQYNININKKNPRIS
- the cydB gene encoding cytochrome d ubiquinol oxidase subunit II — translated: MLNYEILCIIWYILIVILITGFMITDGLDMGVGILLFILGRKKIDRRIIINTIAPHWDGNQVWFITAAGAMFAAWPNVYATLFSSFYIIMFILLIFLFLRPIGFEYRTKLPNTIWETICDIFIAIGSIMPTIAIGTILGYILQGIPFYFDKYYHIYYNREILLPFSLFNFMIIITTILVVLNQAATFLQLRINDKNINNKLNIIIPMISMSLIFMIIITFTYIIFYIRGYKLNVLNIQAMHYLPLITSDIAYSEGFWINNFIKNTYLWIIPISSIINLLCLIVLSIYQKHILAFICSIYNIISIITTIAIAIFPFIVPSTYANYSLTIWNAASSRLTLSIMLYVALIFIPIILLYSYWCYKKMFFKITKQHIKKNPLNYY
- a CDS encoding cytochrome ubiquinol oxidase subunit I, whose amino-acid sequence is MFNVVNLSRWQFALTAMYHFIFVPLTLGMSFLLAIMETIYVISNKSIYRDMTKFWSKLFGINFALGIATGLTMEFQFGTNWSYYSHYVGDIFGAPLAIEGLMAFFLESTFVGLFFLGWERLNKIQHVITTWLVALGSNLSALWILIANGWMQNPIASHFNYKTMRMEMDNLWNLIFNPVAQVKFVHTVAAGYTTGAVFVIGISSYYLLKKRDILFAKKSIIIAASFGLASILSVMVLGDESGYQIGDVQKTKLAAIEAEWETQKPPASFTIFSIPNQNKQTNKYSISAPYMLGMIATRSLNTPIMGIKEITKNYEIRIRNGIQALKALEQINSGYYNTHILKIFNKYQKDLGYGLLIKQYHYHDLNLINNDDIKKIAQNAIPLVLPLFFAFRIMVAISIILLITMAVVFFYALKNNINHKKYLLRFCLYIIPLPWIASESGWFVAEYGRQPWAIGEILPTFMAASTIDISEILFSIIMITIIYTILFIIELYFMFKIARIGPSVLQTGKYFFEQNINKIRD
- a CDS encoding 2-oxo acid dehydrogenase subunit E2, which codes for MNNNIIILPDIGNDNMKVTEILVQVGDYIHKDQSIIVVESDKTSIEVPADQEGEIQKICVNIGDIVQTNSQILILLNTKQHTNNTLSINTTKQNKTTDRNIILNNTKLFNKKNDIKEKEPVIQKKIEPEYFYATPYIRKIARQFNINLSIIKGSGNKNRIVKEDIMRYIKDNNFDNIRTNTKNLYEKYGPVEIVILNNIQKTTSVNLTNNWKNIPHVTQHIQADITELESFRTKKNYELKKTHNIKITILSFIIKICAHALKQFPYFNSSILDNKTLIIKKYYNIGIAVNTPKGLVVPIIFNVLDKNIIEISKEIILLANKAKNNKLIPQDLKGGCFTISNLGQLRSNFFTPIINAPEVSILGISQAMIQPIWNNDKFIPRLMLPLSLSYDHRIINGVDGVMFLNFICDLISDIRNLLI
- the parE gene encoding DNA topoisomerase IV subunit B — translated: MNHLNQYNADSIEVLEGLDPVKRRPGMYTDLTHPNHLGQEVIDNSVDEALSGYAKNITVVLYKDQSLEVTDDGRGMPIDIHPQEGISAIELILCRLHAGGKFSNKNYHFSGGLHGVGISVVNALSKRMEVNIFRNCKIYNIVFAYGNKIKNLNIINNNINYTGTNIRFWPDEHFFESTFFLASHLVNILKAKAILCPGLIVNFHNKNTKEHYSWNYQNGLCDYLMNSTKQHVTVPDQPFIGHYHSNIKQLDWAVLWIPNNNYCITESYVNLIPTIYGGTHVNGLKLGLLEGIKNFCLLHNMLSKNIKLCSDDIWTHCSYILSLKIQDPQFTGQTKERLSSRQCTIFVANIVRDAFILWLNQNIKIGTHIANMVISNAQKRIRESKKKIKKKNYISSILPGKLADCIIKDPKQTELFLVEGDSAGGSAKQARDKNYQAVMPLKGKILNTWEISSEVILSSQEIYDIILAIGIYPNNSNLKKLRYHKICILADADSDGLHIATLLCALFIKHFFPLVQNGNIYVVMPPLYRIDIGKKVIYALDEKEKSLILTQNNHQIKKQNINVQRFKGLGEMNPKQLRETTFNPSTRKLIQLIIDNTVLDKNKTIAIMDMLLSKKRSEDRRKWLQQKGNITNI
- the lpdA gene encoding dihydrolipoyl dehydrogenase, with the protein product MNKNKKTQIIIIGGGPAGYSAAFRCSDLGMQTTIIEKYDNLGGVCLNVGCIPSKALLHITNILKEQKILMKYGILNHVCEVNISKLLLWKNNIITKLTNGLKFLAKKRNVNIINGMAHFINENSVEVINNNTTTIINFDNAIIATGSKPNTMTSMYKNDPRIWNSTDALMLKTIPKKMLIIGAGIIGLEMATIYCSLGAAIDIVDTSDVLLSEVDTDIINIYKSIIHKEFNIMLHTKVISIDITQDQLHVHLTSDNNKSVYAKYYDVILIAIGRTPNSQYINKNFGKLDINAQNFINVDNQMRTNIPNIYAIGDVISTPLLAHKGIHEGHLAAEVIAGKKHYFIPKVIPSIAYTNPEIGWVGLTEKQAQHDNIKYRTSSFPWQALGRALATNSEHGTTKLIIEKESNRVIGGAVIGHNAGELLGEISLAIEMGCDIEDIALTMHAHPTLYESIGLTAEILTETITDILNK
- the cydX gene encoding cytochrome bd-I oxidase subunit CydX encodes the protein MWYFTWFIGVLLACSFSILVSLAQEYYLQ